From Triticum urartu cultivar G1812 chromosome 2, Tu2.1, whole genome shotgun sequence, a single genomic window includes:
- the LOC125538499 gene encoding PHD finger protein ALFIN-LIKE 4-like, with the protein MADGILSPAVHPNGHSPEFVFGHYRGRRAGIVKALTEDVEEFYQQCDPDEKALCLVGLPDGTWEVSQLPEEVPVQLPEPVCGINFARDVTPKKVWLSMIAIHSDAWLMSIAFYHAGRVSFDRAGREQLFRLINRLPTVYEAVTGSYERQAQTPNGSRKNKSSSQPPNQFTSNCKPVTPALPMPKEDYYANFNSWKVMEDRPMLKEEDGGKEGGGGEDQAITKCAGCDEIYSANDGHLWIGCDHCQRWFHGKCVGVTTEMANGIEDYMCPGCSYKATTKASDSI; encoded by the exons ATGGCCGACGGCATCCTCTCGCCTGCCGTCCACCCGAACGGGCACTCCCCGGAGTTCGTCTTCGGGCACTACCGCGGCCGCCGCGCCGGCATTGTGAAGGCCCTCACCGAAG ATGTGGAGGAGTTCTACCAGCAGTGCGACCCCG ACGAGAAGGCCTTGTGCCTCGTTGGACTGCCTGATGGGACCTGGGAAGTGAGTCAACTACCTGAGGAGGTTCCTGTTCAACTTCCTGAGCCAGTATGTGGGATAAACTTTGCTCGTGATGTTACACCCAAGAAAGTTTGGCTATCTATGATAGCTATTCATAGTGATGCATGGTTAATGTCCATAGCATTTTACCACGCGGGTCGTGTCTCATTTGACAGAGCTGGCAG GGAACAGCTCTTCAGGTTGATCAATCGTCTTCCCACTGTCTATGAAGCTGTGACAGGAAGCTATGAGAGGCAAGCACAGACCCCCAACGGCAGCAGGAAAAATAAGTCCAGCTCCCAG CCACCAAATCAATTCACTTCTAACTGCAAGCCGGTGACACCGGCCCTGCCGATGCCCAAGGAAGATTACTACGCCAATTTCAACAGCTGGAAGGTAATGGAGGACCGGCCAATGCTCAAGGAGGAGGATGGTGGCAAAGAGGGTGGGGGCGGCGAGGATCAAGCTATAACCAAGTGTGCCGGTTGCGACGAGATCTACAGCGCTAACGACGGGCACCTATGGATTGGCTGCGACCACTGTCAGAGGTGGTTCCACGGCAAGTGTGTTGGCGTGACTACTGAGATGGCGAACGGAATCGAGGACTACATGTGCCCTGGTTGCAGCTACAAAGCCACGACGAAAGCTTCTGACTCGATATAG